In Gossypium hirsutum isolate 1008001.06 chromosome A10, Gossypium_hirsutum_v2.1, whole genome shotgun sequence, the DNA window ttttgacaatttttccGTCGACAAGATCATTTACAAATGAGAATTCAGAACATTACATGACAGCTCTCAGCTTGTCTGATAATAGAAAATACCAGTCCAGATGGCAAGTCCTATCCATAgttttcttgatttttataaaggagaataaaaataaatatatatataatatttaaaaagtagAAATCCATATATTAAACTTGTGGAGTGTAATATAATATGTGACCTTTTGCACATATACTGAACCAAGGCCCaatcataaatatgaaatgttgaaggcttataataaaataaaataatcgagTGCATTCAATTGATTTCTGGTTATCATGTGTAGAACTCAGAAGGCCTAGATATTAGGAATTTTGAATAACGAGAACCTTGAGAaagttgtggatgaaattgcaGGATGAATCAGAAAATGATGCTTCAATTGAAAATAACAGAAGCAGGAGAGTTGAGTACCCTGTTGCATAAGATACAAGATCAACAACATAAGTAGACAATCTCATTCAGGCTACTTCCAACCTGTTGTGATCAATGTCTTTACTTGACAACCAGTGAGCTAAGTTAAGAACTAGTCAGTAAAGCAGATCATGAAAAGTCTCTAACACAACGACCGAAAACTGCCGTTCAAATGCTTCCGCAATGTGGTAACAACTAACAAATAATTAACAATAACGGCAGAACATATACCCGGAGGCTACAAGTTTTATTATACCAGTCAGCACTAAAATCACAACACGGTATCACAGATGACGGAAAAGCAATAGCAACACAACACTGCAGCTCTGCTGACACAAGCACAAAAACAAGTTTTATTGTTACTACCAAAGCCAGTAACACCAAACTAGACAAGTTATTATTGCTTAAGAACAAAGTAAAGATCCCCTAAGTAGTGAGGATAGGTGGCAGATAATCAGATTTGGCACCAAGAACACGAGCCTTTGTGTCAGGGAAGAACTCGGCGCCAGGCAATTCAGTGACAGATCCATCACTAGAAACACCGATGGGGTAGCGGAGTAGGTGTCCAGGCAAGTCTCGCTCAAGTGACTCACTTGAATAGAGATCCCAATATTTGTCAGCAACCTGATTCACCTTCCTGACACACTCTTCACTTTCTGGTGCGAGGAATGTGTCATCAAGCATGCCAAGGTGCTCATACCACAGTGACAAACGGAAACCATGGACCTCACCTCGTGCTGGTTCCCTTAATGATAAATGATATGGTTGATAGGCTCCCATGGCTATTTCAGAGTCTCTAGCACCATCCATGGATCGCTGGTTGATGTTGGCAGACCCAATTATTATGTATTCATCATCAACTGCAGAAAGCCAACCAAAGTTATATGAGATGTAGGTACTAAAGAGAAACCTAAAAAAGAACTGAAGGGGAGCTCAATGTTCAAAACAATTCGAATGAAAAAGCCAgttaattttcattatttacagCACCATGACCATTGCTCCTTATTCCACCTTACTTCAAAGGAAATTTTCCTCATGACCCAACCATATGGTGGATATATTCTGCAAAGGCTTGTATAAACTCAAAAAAAGAAAATCTCAACTTCAATGTCTCTGTCCCACTAGTGGTTCATGGACATACCAGCTCCCCCCGGGCCGCCAAATTCAAAGCTAATATTCAATAACAGAAGCGAGTGAGGTgtgtgaattaaatttaaaaaaggtaTTCATCACCTACCAATCATCATTTTAGCATGAACATAGATCATGAAACGACGGGCCTCCTGAGCTCTGGCATAATCTGTATCAGGGTCGGGTCTTTCAGAAGGTTCATATTCTCCACTCTTCTTAACCTCTCGGTTCCCAAGGCAGAAAAATGTTAAATAGTTTCTGGGATTCTCATCGCTACCCTTGGCTCTGAGAGCCTGAACAACATCCTTATACATCATGTCCATCGTCCTTCTCTGCCAATCTAATATTGCCTGAACTGAGGCACTCTCTGGGATTCCTTCTGGCCACATAGGGACAACAACATAAACGGTAAACCTCTCTCCTGCTTCAATCTTGCTAACAATTttaagtgaaagttctttgggAATCAGATGCAAAGCATTAATATCCTCAGGCTTAATGTCATCAGGACTCCAGTCAAATGAGCTTCCGAGGAAATACTGATTTTCAATATAGATAAAATTCTTTGCTCGTCGTATAGCATTAATATAGGCATCCTGAATACTTCGGTCAATGATATTGTCCTTTCCACTCACAAGCCCAGCCCTGgcagcatcttcaggtgtctcaGGGAAACCAAAAGCTGCCCCACCATCAATTGATCTAAATAACTGTACATTCCAAGTTTCATGGTCATCAGGAAATGTAACTGGAGATGGGGGAATGATGACATCTTCAAGTTCCCTCAGCTGAAGAAGCACATCTTTACCGCCTTGTCGTTTCCATCTTTGCTCAAAATTGAACAAGACATCCCAGGCAATTGGCCCTTCCAGTCGGGAGTGGATATCGTGCCAAGGTTCCCTTGGTCCACCTTTGGTGATTGAAGCATCAGTGAAGTTTGGCTGATGGAAATCATCATGGTGAGCGGTGTCCAAGGTCCTGAACAGGGAATGGAAAGGTGTGTCATATCTCCCATCACAAAGATCAATACCTCCAACAAAGCTCACAATTCTCCTTTTCTCTGGATCTCCATTAGGCATTGCAGCATCCACTACAACAATCTTCTGGTGATGAGTGAACATGGTAGATATTTGTAATTCCTGGACAAAACTTCCACCATCATCTGGATTACGAGGGCATAAGACACAGTTGACATCAGTATCCTTGAAGAATTGTTCAGTTTCCTCATCATGGGTGGCCATTAACCCATCCTTCTTCAGCAATCCAACAGATGTTCTATCATCCCAAACAAGCATATTAACCCTGACACCTTCACTTGCTTTCTTTTTTAGCAATTCACCAATAGTGATGTCACCCCCAGGCTTTGGCCTTCTTGAGTCTCTCACCAAAGCGATCTCAGTATAAACAGACCAACCAGTAATGTAGATCATGTGTTTAGCATTGGTGATAGCATCAAAAATATCTTCCCAGCATCTATGTGGCTCATAATTCTTGCCTCCGGCAAGAGGAATTTTAGGAACAAATCCGTCTGGGATATGGGCATCTTGGTACAGAGAAACTTTACACCCTTTTCTCTGCGGATAAAACGTATAGGGAACTCCAGGAAACTTACGACTTACGATACCACAGGCCCAGTTGCGGTCCTTTGTCACATCAAAATATTGAAGCCTCACATGGATTTTACCACCACTTTTTATGGGATTCTTGTCTTCATCCAGGATTACAACCCACCTATCCACTTCATCCCCTTCTGTGAGATCCTTAACAGGGACATATGCTCTTCCAATCAGAGTTGCTCCAATAGGATTGTCGTCTTTGACAGTGAACACCACATTGGAAGCATTATGGGCACAGTAAATGTGGAAAGACTCATACCACCTAGGGTTGGAAGTTTCATTTTCTATTGTTCTGGTTCGTCCAACTCTGGCCCTTTCAAGATCAATAGTTGCATAAATCTTTGGAACTCCTTTGCCAATGCCAATAGTCTCCTGAACATTTGCCACAAGCTGCAAGACAAATTTCATCCAGCAGTAACTTAAAGAACAGAAATGAGGTGACATGTTAACAATTCAAAGATTTAGAAGGCAGTTAAAACAGAAAAATTCACCACTACATTGTGAAACGGGCTAATAATATTTCAGAACCAGTAAAGTGAACAAGACATAGAATAACGGAAATATTTGTCAAAATAAAAGGAGAGACTATATTCCAATAGCACGAATGAAACAGAAGATGGAACCTTCCAATATAAGGATAAATAAACCTTCCTATTACAATCTTCATGAAATGTAGCAGTCTATAAACGTATATGAGAAGAGTAAAAATAGCGTACAGGTGTTCATATTTATATGAAAGGAAAGAGTAAAATATATAGCGATCAAAAGCATCAATGCAGGTATATGAGAGAAATGTTAAAGACAGGAGCAAATTGGCAGAAGCTCAGTCTGCTTATTTCTACTCCAAAGAGATGGGGAAGTTAATGATTAATGGTTCCATTTTTTAAGAGCGCTGATCATTGTCTAATTACTACAAGATCTAAGATATGCTTGCTGCAAAGAAAAAAGTACTAGAAATAGGTATCAAATGCTTTTTCAAGGACAAACAGTCATTTATTTTTAAGCCCTGACCTGTGTCAAACAAGAAATATGTGACATATTTCAAAATCAAGAAAATGAATTTACAGAATTCTATTACATTGCTATCCAATTAGTATTGCGTCCAACGCATATACATATGCGCACTCAAACAATCACACATATACATCTTTCCTTTTCCACTTGCACAAAGGACTCTGCAACATGGTTAGTAGATTCAAACATTTTCCTCCCACATAACTATCCAGACCTCATGGATATCCAAGTACAACAACCTAATCAAAAGAAACAGATCAAAGACAAAGACATGGATACGTCCTTATTTCCTGACAACCTAAACAGTCTTGGAAAAAATGCTTGCTAAGAGcatctcaaataattttctttctttagaatcaCCCAAATAGTCCccatatattttcaaaaaatctgcTGTGTGACTGTTCAACAGTGAACCCATCTCCAAACACACTTACTTTTAACTAGGAATAGTCTTCACTATTGGAGTTACTGAAAAGGAACATCTACAGAGCATTTCTCCAGGCCCCATTGATGGGATCCACAAAACAACGCCTAGATCTTATCTAATACTCCCACTTCTGGAGGGATCCATATATCCACACAAGTAATGTGAACATTCATAACTCAGATTATccaaaaggaagaaaaaagagaaaaatcgattatgttttcaagataaaaaaaaaatcgatCCATTACTGATCTTTTATGATAAAAACAACTTGGTTAACCTTAAAAAAAATGAGGTGATTGGATAAGTCAACTAAACTAATCCAAAAAAAGAGAcccaaaaaacaaaaatataaaaaagaggtAAGCAATGATCCTGATCTAGCATAAGAATTTATACCTTGCCAAAGAAGTTTCCACCTCCATCATGAAGCCTATCAACTTCATAGATCGTAGCATGTAAAGTCCCATGGAGCAAAGTTTCCTCCATTTCTCAactaaaagaaagagaaaagaaagttaATTCAACTAAGccagagagatattaacataagatAAACTCCAAAAGAAGAGTGGGAAACAGAGAAGATaagttctttttaaaaaaaaaaaaaaaagcttgcgAAGCAGAGAAATGAGCAAAGAAAAAAGGTAGATTCAAAAAAATATACCCAAGGTTAAATCAGAAGAGATCTTGATCTAAGGATATCAAGGCAGAAGTGAGAGTGAGTTGTCCTTGATTTTCTCTTTATGTAAGGGATTTATATACGCAAAATACGCGTATCTAGTTTTGTAATAATGGATATATAAATTATGGCTGCAACGTGGTGGCCGTGGGCAGACTAAAAGGAAAATTACTGACGGGAAAGAGACCCGGAAAATCAGCCCCTTAAATAGATCCGCGTGGAGCCGAGTGGATCAGGGACTACGAAAGATTTTTTTTATAGGGACTGAATTACATAAAATCCcgattttttcaattcaattttaactttctctcgcacattttcaaatttctctcaaatttcttttaatttcctGTTAATTTCTCactcaaattttatttctctctcaatttttttatttattaaaattattttaagattttcgtaaattatttttctattacaatttatttcatgtttttagaaATTAGCAATGGCAAAATTTCTAATTTGTTTAAATGGCAAGCATATTTTGGCCGATCAAttgtaaatgataatttttttattatatctaatcaaatttaacttaaatactttcttgttatattggaatttaaaattttgtattttttatttatagccAGAAGATCGGATTTTGGAGACGTATATTTGTAATCTAAGAAAAACCATTTTTGAAGCTCGATCTATTCGATCCCTAATTTGTAAgcatttttcaagccattttaatttttatgtttttgaggtcatgagagcttgatttagctatccCATGCaccaatttgcaaaactgttgaAGTTTTTGATAGCTTCtgttttttatttcttgaataaTTTGGTgttaattgatatattttaagctcagattataaaaaaggactaaattataatgtTTGGTTGTTAGTTATGTACAAAAGGACTAAggtgaataaattgtgaaattgatgtgaaattcAGTAATAATAGATAGTAAAGAGTCCCTAATGGATGTAAttgaaattgattttaaaattgaggctaaaaattgaaagatgtagttatttagattttaataactaaattgagtaaaatgtaaaactttggTGGTATCAAAAAATGAAGTTTCATaggttcattcatatcatgatataatgtataaatgtttaatattaatgaattgaatggaatAATTGTCTAGATCGAAAATTGGATCAAATCGGTGATAATTAAGGaaaagtaaaaattatagatTAGTCCCGAAGTTTCAACTTGTTTGTTGTTTTtttccaagtaagttcatatggtatttgTTAATCTAGATTGTTGTGTAATTGGTTTGTAATTATATgtgtttggttgtgaattggttcaAAAGGTgatatttggactaaattgaaaagtaatGTTAATTTTTGTAATAGATGCACGTTTGAACTCAATAAAAgttaggatacgattgacatACCAATAGGGTCTTGTGCTTACATGTAACACAGGTTTAGCTCGAACGAGTAACCTAatgtcgttttaaaggtttagcccgaacgggtaaccTGACATGTATATATACTCAGCTTGGACAAGCAATCGAAAGTTTCGTTATGAAagtttagcctagacgggtaatctgaCACGAATATATTCAGCTCGGATGAGCAACTGGTGTGGTATAGTTACTTGTGCATCCAAATTTGTTTACAATGGTGCATCGAACAATACAATTCATatgaaataagaaattgaaatgaGATATAATGTCCTTGATGTTCACTTAGAGAAATGTTGAATTGAACTTGAGTATTGTATTGGAGTAATGTCATGAACATGTATTTGATTACATTATCCCCTGattgaatgatattgaaatttttgtTGTATAAAATGACATGAATTGGTATGATAGTTTTTATATGGTTTGATTACATGTTAAAGCTCACCTTACTAATATTTTGGTTTACCATGTTTAGCCAAACTATGCCAATTTGGGGTGGCTTATTGTATTTAATTGAAAGATAAGGTAAGTTTTTGtttaatgcctatgaacttactaagcatcttaGATGCTTACCCTATTTGTCCTTCCCTTTTCCTTGTAGATCGTCACTTTGTGTGTAAAACCCAGTTTTGGCGGGTTCAAGGTTTTGGCGCATAATGTAACAGGTCAGTTATagccaaatcggaacagtggtcttggaaccacaaattcgaggtcgtaaatttattttaatattattttttgtatttatagtATATgattatatgtgtgaaagtttcgtgtgataattttatcatttaagtggttaatttgactaaaggacttaatcacgtaaaatacaAAACTTActttctatatgttaaaagtgcttaattactatgtcttattaaatgtgaagtccttatgttgtaattagaccatgattagtgaaatttgacataaatggcgAACCATTCAATGTtttgttaatgttttaattaagggtaaaatagtaatttggttattaaggttaatttaattaaaacaaaagccaaaattagctcattttatttctTCTTAACCGAAATTAAAGAAAGAAGAAACCATTTTTCATGTTTTTGGGGTTCGGCCATTGATAAGCTTAATTGAGGTAtgtattttgctcggttttttatgatttctatgtttttgttatcgttgctttgagtactagttAGCTTGTACcctaatttatgaattttttgatgaatttttgagttgccattgatgaatgcttgagattttgaatgattattgatgaattatgaaagcttgatgatagatattgaagttttgttaagtgatttttgacaaaaatgtcaaatagggattaattgagaaaagtgtaaattgaggggttaaattgtgaaataaatgaaatttttgggcaTTTAGGGACTTACATAAAATTTGGATAAGCATGGACtttgttaaattttaagtaatttggtgtatttgtgaaataaggactaaattgtaagaaagtgaaagtttagggccaaagcaCAAATTGGTTAAATTctgtgtttgtggatgaaattgattgAGTTGATGATTAagtggattaattttgaatacatatagatcctgaaagaaagaaatcggatttagatcggggaaaatccaAAGTTATTGAGTAATCAATCCAATTTGTCTATTCCGattatgaggtaagttcatatggaaataaatgtctttaaattgccATTGAATTGTTATAAATGTTGAATGAGCACTTACGAGCAAGAATTGACAGAGTTTCAACATCCAAAAGTctcatacgaaccttaggaatagtataggatacagatgtcatgacattaggttatcgagatgtggttacatgtaagaccatgtttgggacattggcattgtattgtgattacgtgtaagaccatgtctgggacattggcatcgtattatgattttgtgtaagaccctatctgggacaatggcatcgatatgtgataacatgtaagaccatatttgggatatggcattgtacgagattatgtgatttccgagtatccttaacgattctgaatggttcaacgggcaaagacaagtcgagaaagaatgtgttaATGAGTTAAAcgactcaggtacgtacgagatttATACGAGTATTGGAAAGTGAAGTAATTGATGAGTTTACATGAGAAAATGAATATGTATTTAATGAAAAAGGTTTGTGTATCTATATATGTTTACTTGTACTTGGCCCAGTAATGGAAATGTTGTGATTCATATGatagctttatttgtatatggcttactaagcttttaaagcttactttgtgtgttcttttcatgttttatagattatcaaagctagctcagactcggggatTATCAGGAATACGTCATCGCACTATCGATTATCTCGttggtatttttggaagctttgtatatatggtatatggcatgtataggctagtgtcatattggtatgttttgagttatgattttagccatgtgatttgactTGTAAATGTTGGAACATAGCCATTTAAGTTGGTTTGAaatatgtgtttattatgtgatacatatattgtatataatgccttatgtaATAGTTATTAGTTTGTTTATGTAATTAGTTGTTATATGGTAAGTTAATGCTAGAATGATGATATGTTGGGGCTTGAATTCCAGATGATAGAATGGTATATTTTGAggtatgaaataggtgataagttgatggataaatgcatttagaagttatacATGTTTGGTGATTTTGGCATAGTGAAATGGTATtttttggttgtggaattgatAAGTTAAAATAGTTCTGAATTGATAGCATGATATgagtatgaattggcatgtttgtGGTTGCTTaaagatgtattgaaatggtgcTATTTTGGTTGCTAAGTGTGCTTGTggttagggtggcaaattggctttgtaaataacctatttttgtccatacgggcagagacacgggcatgtgtcttagccgtgtgcgacggtcatgttacacggccgtgtgtcccctagggtacccttcgaattaaattcagtataccctacagttttgacacggcctaaacacacgggtgtgtctactggccgtgtgtggcacacgggctgacaCATGTGCGTATGGTcgaccatgtgacccaagtcaagaACCTTCCTTAGATtctacatggcctggcacacgggtgtgtcctcggccgtgtggtgcaagtcagtatgtatgccctgttgtgacacgggcgtgtctggtagccgtgtgaggcacacggcctgttcacacgggcgtgtgaccctttaatgtttaaattttttttaagtttcctaAAGTTTATAATTGTTATCAGTTTAGTgccaaaccacttctaagcatgctTTAAGGCCTCGTAGAGCCATAAAAAGGGACAATGTGAATTTGTTGGATGAGTTTTATATATGAATGCTTAAATGTATacgttatgtatgtgaatgatgtgtgatTCGTTCGGTAACGCCTCGTGACCTTATTCCGGctttggatacgggttaggggtgttacacataacaTCAAATTAGTCTGTGTGGTGAAGTAATATCTGCTCAAGTATCTCTTTTGGTGAACAGGTTGGGTGTATTTCAATTAAAGTGGAAGTTAATAATGGTGGTGTGTAAGATTACTATGTTAGTTGGAATAGGATGTCCACCAAGTAAAAAGGTAATTATGGAATCCGTTCACGCCAAAAGTGTAGTACGCCCTATTTGTCTGAAGCACTGTACAAGTTAAGATACAAGGTAATTGAGTTAGGAACCAACTGGATAGACTAACTAGATAATTAAAATATTGGACTTTCATTAATTCTTTTCTCAAATGCTGTAAGCCATTAGTGAAGACAATTCTAAAAGAATAAGACACATGTCAAATTTCACAATGGGGATAGaggtcttatatatatatatattcgtatGTGAGCTTGAGAAAAAaagttcttcattttcttccactAGAAATTATGTTGTTGATATTCTTTGAAGTTGAATATAGTTCTCTCTCGTTAAGCTAAAATTGATAATCTGATTTCAAGTAAAAGATGATCCCATTCCTGGTGGTTGTTGCTATTTGCATGTCAAATGTTAGGTCTGGAGGTAGTTGTTGTGTGTGAGTATCAGGTAAGTTTTTATGAGGACTCTTGCATGTATACTGTTCATATTAAGATATATATTTGTAGCAAATAGTTTAAACATGAAGCTAAAACATGAAAAGTATAGCATGAAAATGTTATGTTATGAATGCAATTATATAGAATATGATAAGTTCAAGCATGAAATGAATGGTGCATGAGTACTATGATGTCAAAATATGGTTGTGTAAGTCTATATGAAGTAAAGGTTATGAGGTATGTACTAGTTTGGGCGTATGTTAAGGGATTAATGTGTTGAGTTCATATTGTGTCATTGCATAAATAGTCTATAAGGTGGGTCTGTGTCTAGTCACTATGGTAGTAAATGATGGATCCGTCGAGACAATAAACATgaaatctaaaagaaaaaatccatggccatggcatcctctaaaaagaaattaaaggatAGTAATTTCCCTTAGGGTTTTTTGCGTGTCCCGAGCGATGATAGGCAAACCTCACGGAAGTGAGTTTAGTGTAAGTCTAGACTTTTGATATTTGTAACAAGTTAAGATTTTAGATGAAAATCTACTGTAATTGATTTTAGATGAAAAtctatttgt includes these proteins:
- the LOC107897264 gene encoding phospholipase D alpha 1-like isoform X1; translated protein: MEETLLHGTLHATTYEVDRLHDGGGNFFGKLVANVQETIGIGKGVPKIYATIDLERARVGRTRTIENETSNPRWYESFHIYCAHNASNVVFTVKDDNPIGATLIGRAYVPVKDLTEGDEVDRWVVILDEDKNPIKSGGKIHVRLQYFDVTKDRNWACGIVSRKFPGVPYTFYPQRKGCKVSLYQDAHIPDGFVPKIPLAGGKNYEPHRCWEDIFDAITNAKHMIYITGWSVYTEIALVRDSRRPKPGGDITIGELLKKKASEGVRVNMLVWDDRTSVGLLKKDGLMATHDEETEQFFKDTDVNCVLCPRNPDDGGSFVQELQISTMFTHHQKIVVVDAAMPNGDPEKRRIVSFVGGIDLCDGRYDTPFHSLFRTLDTAHHDDFHQPNFTDASITKGGPREPWHDIHSRLEGPIAWDVLFNFEQRWKRQGGKDVLLQLRELEDVIIPPSPVTFPDDHETWNVQLFRSIDGGAAFGFPETPEDAARAGLVSGKDNIIDRSIQDAYINAIRRAKNFIYIENQYFLGSSFDWSPDDIKPEDINALHLIPKELSLKIVSKIEAGERFTVYVVVPMWPEGIPESASVQAILDWQRRTMDMMYKDVVQALRAKGSDENPRNYLTFFCLGNREVKKSGEYEPSERPDPDTDYARAQEARRFMIYVHAKMMIVDDEYIIIGSANINQRSMDGARDSEIAMGAYQPYHLSLREPARGEVHGFRLSLWYEHLGMLDDTFLAPESEECVRKVNQVADKYWDLYSSESLERDLPGHLLRYPIGVSSDGSVTELPGAEFFPDTKARVLGAKSDYLPPILTT
- the LOC107897264 gene encoding phospholipase D alpha 1-like (The RefSeq protein has 6 substitutions compared to this genomic sequence) yields the protein MEETLLHGTLHATIYEVDRLHDGGGNFFGKLVANVQETIGIGKGVPKIYATIDLERARVGRTRTIENETSNPRWYESFHIYCAHNASNVVFTVKDDNPIGATQIGRAYVPVKDLTEGDEVDRWVVILDEDKNPIKSGGKIHVKLQYFDVTKDRNWARGIVNRKFPGVPYTFYPQRKGCKVSLYQDAHIPDGFVPKIPLAGGKNYEPHRCWEDIFDAITNAKHMIYITGWSVYTEIALVRDSRRPKPGGDITIGELLKKKASEGVRVNMLVWDDRTSVGLLKKDGLMATHDEETEQFFKDTDVNCVLCPRNPDDGGSFVQELQISTMFTHHQKIVVVDAAMPNGDPEKRRIVSFVGGIDLCDGRYDTPFHSLFRTLDTAHHDDFHQPNFTDASITKGGPREPWHDIHSRLEGPIAWDVLFNFEQRWKRQGGKDVLLQLRELEDVIIPPSPVTFPDDHETWNVQLFRSIDGGAAFGFPETPEDAARAGLVSGKDNIIDRSIQDAYINAIRRAKNFIYIENQYFLGSSFDWSPDDIKPEDINALHLIPKELSLKIVSKIEAGERFTVYVVVPMWPEGIPESASVQAILDWQRRTMDMMYKDVIQALRAKGSDENPRNYLTFFCLGNREVKKSGEYEPSERPDPDTDYARAQEARRFMIYVHAKMMIVDDEYIIIGSANINQRSMDGARDSEIAMGAYQPYHLSLREPARGQVHGFRLSLWYEHLGMLDDTFLAPESEECVRKVNQVADKYWDLYSSESLERDLPGHLLRYPIGVSSDGSVTELPGAEFFPDTKARVLGAKSDYLPPILTT